A genomic region of Glycine max cultivar Williams 82 chromosome 15, Glycine_max_v4.0, whole genome shotgun sequence contains the following coding sequences:
- the LOC100785692 gene encoding sucrose nonfermenting 4-like protein isoform X2, translated as MFGQSMDSARNAGGVAGTVLIPMRFVWPYGGRSVFLSGSFTRWLELLPMSPVEGCPTVFQVIYNLPPGYHQYKFFVDGEWRHDEHQPYVPGDYGIVNTVFLATDPNYIPVLPPDVASGNSMDVDNDAFRRMVRLTDGTLSEVLPRISDTDVQISRQRISAFLSSHTAYELLPESGKVVALDVDLPVKQAFHILHEQGIFMAPLWDFCKGQFVGVLSALDFILILRELGNHGSNLTEEELETHTISAWKEGKSYLNRQNNGHGTMFSRRFIHAGPYDNLKDIAMKILQKEVSTVPIIHSSSEDASFPQLLHLASLSGILKCICRYFRHCSSSLPVLQLPICAIPVGTWVPKIGESNRQPLAMLRPTASLASALNLLVQAQVSSIPIVDDNDSLLDIYCRSDITALAKNRAYAHINLDEMTVHQALQLGQDAYSPYELRSQRCQMCLRSDPLHKVMERLANPGVRRLVIVEAGSKRVEGIVSLRDIFKFFIGD; from the exons ATGTTTGGTCAGAGCATGGATTCTGCAAGGAATGCGGGTGGTGTGGCAGGGACAGTGCTAATTCCCATGCGTTTTGTGTGGCCATATGGAGGAAGGAGTGTGTTTCTCAGTGGTTCTTTCACAAG GTGGTTGGAGCTTCTACCGATGTCGCCAGTGGAAGGTTGTCCAACTGTGTTTCAAGTGATTTATAACTTGCCACCCGGGTACCATCAG TACAAGTTTTTTGTTGATGGAGAATGGCGCCATGATGAACATCAACCTTATGTACCTGGAGATTATGGGATAGTCAACACTGTCTTCTTGGCCACTGATCCTAACTACATACCTGTTTTACCCCCAGACGTTGCTTCTGGAAATAGCATGGATGTGGATAATGATGCTTTTCGACGAATG GTCCGTCTGACCGATGGAACACTGAGTGAGGTGCTGCCAAGAATATCAGATACTGATGTACAGATCTCCCGTCAGCGTATTTCTGCATTTCTATCTTCACACACCGCTTATGAATTACTTCCTGAGTCAGGCAAG GTTGTTGCTTTGGATGTTGATCTACCCGTGAAACAGGCATTTCATATATTGCATGAGCAG GGAATTTTCATGGCTCCTCTTTGGGACTTCTGCAAAGGGCAATTTGTTGGTGTTCTTAGTgctttggattttattttaattttaagagag CTGGGGAATCATGGATCTAATCTGACAGAAGAGGAGCTTGAAACACATACCATATCAGCTTGGAAAGAAGGAAAGTCGTACTTAAATAGACAGAACAATGGACATGGGACTATGTTTTCAAGACGATTTATCCat GCAGGACCATATGATAATCTGAAAGATATTGCCATGAAGATCTTGCAAAAGGAGGTTTCAACAGTTCCTATTATCCATTCATCTTCTGAAGATGCTTCATTTCCACAGTTACTACATCTTGCTTCACTTTCAGGAATACTTAAAT GCATTTGTAGGTATTTTAGGCACTGCTCTAGTTCCCTGCCTGTACTTCAACTTCCAATCTGTGCAATACCTGTGGGCACGTGGGTGCCCAAAATTGGGGAATCAAATCGGCAGCCTCTAGCAATGTTGAGACCAACCGCTTCTCTTGCGTCAGCCCTAAATTTATTAGTTCAAG CCCAAGTAAGCTCAATACCAATAGTTGATGATAATGACTCATTACTGGATATATATTGTCGGAG TGACATAACAGCTTTGGCAAAGAACAGAGCATATGCACATATTAATCTTGATGAAATGACAGTTCATCAG GCTTTGCAGTTGGGCCAGGACGCATATAGTCCCTATGAGCTTAGAAGTCAAAGATGTCAGATGTGTTTGCGTTCTGATCCTCTGCATAAAGTGATGGAACGCTTGGCAAATCCAG GTGTCAGGCGGCTTGTCATCGTGGAAGCTGGCAGCAAGCGTGTAGAAGGCATTGTTTCATTGAGGGACATATTCAAGTTCTTCATTGGTGATTAG
- the LOC100795037 gene encoding transcription factor GTE1: MDPTLDVSTPSPNVIEEDLNSFWQSIYENSNKVQKLEEQVAEVQKFYSTINDQVNDAKDKGREKHVIGTKRSQQGGSSREANSSNTMKEVMHQFSIIFHQITHQRWAWPFMEPVDVEGLGLHDYYQIIEKPMDFGTIKRKMNAKDGSGYKNVREIYSDVRLVFENAMKYNGEKNDVHIMAKTLLEKFEKKWLQLLPKVAQAEREKEEARVLLEAKRAQEATYAKMTKDIRHALCDVDEQLKNLKEMVIKKCRKLSTHEKLALKKNLSRLNGGNLLKAMSIIHEIDPTFQHDAPQVDLDLDRQSDFILWKLNLFTKEALEDQDKAAAEEMAVNHNVNTEDQKNTNKRRKL, translated from the exons ATGGATCCAACATTAGATGTATCTACTCCAAGTCCTAATGTCATAGAGGAGGATTTGAACTCTTTTTGGCAATCTATCTATGAAAATTCCAACAAAGTCCAAAAG CTTGAGGAGCAAGTTGCCGAGGTTCAAAAGTTCTACAGTACCATTAATGATCAAGTTAATGATGCCAAAGACAAAGGGCGGGAGAAGCACGTTATTGGCACCAAAAGGTCACAGCAAGGTGGATCAAGTAGGGAAGCTAATTCTTCAAACACAATGAAAGAGGTTATGCACCAGTTTTCCATAATATTTCATCAG ATAACTCATCAAAGATGGGCTTGGCCCTTCATGGAACCTGTAGATGTTGAAGGTCTTGGGCTGCATGACTATTATCAG ATTATCGAAAAGCCTATGGATTTCGGAAcgataaaaaggaaaatgaatgCTAAGGATGGTTCTGGTTATAAGAACGTGCGTGAGATATATTCTGATGTCAGGTTGGTTTTTGAGAATGCAATGAAATACAACGGTGAAAAAAATGATGTCCACATTATGGCGAAGACATTGCTGGAAAAATTTGAGAAGAAATGGCTGCAGCTATTACCTAAAGTTGCTCAGGCG gaaagagaaaaggaagaagcaCGTGTGCTGTTGGAAGCGAAGCGTGCTCAAGAAGCTACTTATGCCAAAATGACAAAGGATATAAGACATGCG CTGTGCGATGTTGATGAGCAGTTAAAGAATCTCAAAGAAATGGTGAttaaaaagtgcag GAAACTATCAACTCATGAGAAACTGGCACTTAAGAAAAATTTAAGCAGACTGAATGGTGGCAATCTCCTCAAGGCAATGAGCATAATTCATGAGATTGACCCAACCTTCCAACATGATGCTCCACAGGTCGACCTTGACCTTGATCGTCAG AGTGACTTCATACTGTGGAAACTAAACCTTTTTACCAAAGAAGCACTGGAAGATCAAGACAAAGCTGCTGCTGAGGAGATGGCTGTTAACCACAACGTTAACACTGAGGACCagaaaaacaccaacaaaaggAGGAAACTGTGA
- the LOC106796317 gene encoding uncharacterized protein, with protein MVKAIPKQFKESVQEVKEIGFCPFKLQSVKAVHAKLCVSRPTWARKEGVYGKWGWSDDDVCAAFRLHPSCMSLMEGKIESVMSFLVNERGFEASHVARCPVVLSLSFGKWIVLVLKSKGMVKKVSLSRIFKCDEKLFLNMFIYCHDEKELTGH; from the coding sequence ATGGTGAAAGCAATCCCCAAGCAGTTTAAGGAGTCGGTGCAGGAAGTGAAGGAAATCGGGTTTTGTCCTTTTAAGTTGCAATCGGTTAAAGCCGTTCATGCGAAGCTGTGTGTGAGCAGGCCCACGTGGGCGAGGAAGGAGGGTGTGTATGGGAAGTGGGGTTGGAgtgatgatgatgtttgtgcAGCGTTTAGATTGCATCCCTCATGTATGTCTCTCATGGAAGGGAAGATTGAGAGTGTCATGAGTTTTTTGGTGAATGAACGGGGTTTTGAGGCTTCTCATGTTGCTAGGTGTCCTGTCGTGTTGTCCTTAAGCTTCGGGAAATGGATTGTTCTTGTCTTGAAGTCAAAGGGAATGGTGAAGAAGGTGAGCTTGAGTCGGATATTTAAGTGTGATGAAAAGTTGTTcttgaatatgtttatatattgtCATGATGAGAAGGAGCTGACAGGTCATTAA
- the LOC100785692 gene encoding sucrose nonfermenting 4-like protein isoform X1: MFGQSMDSARNAGGVAGTVLIPMRFVWPYGGRSVFLSGSFTRWLELLPMSPVEGCPTVFQVIYNLPPGYHQYKFFVDGEWRHDEHQPYVPGDYGIVNTVFLATDPNYIPVLPPDVASGNSMDVDNDAFRRMQVRLTDGTLSEVLPRISDTDVQISRQRISAFLSSHTAYELLPESGKVVALDVDLPVKQAFHILHEQGIFMAPLWDFCKGQFVGVLSALDFILILRELGNHGSNLTEEELETHTISAWKEGKSYLNRQNNGHGTMFSRRFIHAGPYDNLKDIAMKILQKEVSTVPIIHSSSEDASFPQLLHLASLSGILKCICRYFRHCSSSLPVLQLPICAIPVGTWVPKIGESNRQPLAMLRPTASLASALNLLVQAQVSSIPIVDDNDSLLDIYCRSDITALAKNRAYAHINLDEMTVHQALQLGQDAYSPYELRSQRCQMCLRSDPLHKVMERLANPGVRRLVIVEAGSKRVEGIVSLRDIFKFFIGD, translated from the exons ATGTTTGGTCAGAGCATGGATTCTGCAAGGAATGCGGGTGGTGTGGCAGGGACAGTGCTAATTCCCATGCGTTTTGTGTGGCCATATGGAGGAAGGAGTGTGTTTCTCAGTGGTTCTTTCACAAG GTGGTTGGAGCTTCTACCGATGTCGCCAGTGGAAGGTTGTCCAACTGTGTTTCAAGTGATTTATAACTTGCCACCCGGGTACCATCAG TACAAGTTTTTTGTTGATGGAGAATGGCGCCATGATGAACATCAACCTTATGTACCTGGAGATTATGGGATAGTCAACACTGTCTTCTTGGCCACTGATCCTAACTACATACCTGTTTTACCCCCAGACGTTGCTTCTGGAAATAGCATGGATGTGGATAATGATGCTTTTCGACGAATG CAGGTCCGTCTGACCGATGGAACACTGAGTGAGGTGCTGCCAAGAATATCAGATACTGATGTACAGATCTCCCGTCAGCGTATTTCTGCATTTCTATCTTCACACACCGCTTATGAATTACTTCCTGAGTCAGGCAAG GTTGTTGCTTTGGATGTTGATCTACCCGTGAAACAGGCATTTCATATATTGCATGAGCAG GGAATTTTCATGGCTCCTCTTTGGGACTTCTGCAAAGGGCAATTTGTTGGTGTTCTTAGTgctttggattttattttaattttaagagag CTGGGGAATCATGGATCTAATCTGACAGAAGAGGAGCTTGAAACACATACCATATCAGCTTGGAAAGAAGGAAAGTCGTACTTAAATAGACAGAACAATGGACATGGGACTATGTTTTCAAGACGATTTATCCat GCAGGACCATATGATAATCTGAAAGATATTGCCATGAAGATCTTGCAAAAGGAGGTTTCAACAGTTCCTATTATCCATTCATCTTCTGAAGATGCTTCATTTCCACAGTTACTACATCTTGCTTCACTTTCAGGAATACTTAAAT GCATTTGTAGGTATTTTAGGCACTGCTCTAGTTCCCTGCCTGTACTTCAACTTCCAATCTGTGCAATACCTGTGGGCACGTGGGTGCCCAAAATTGGGGAATCAAATCGGCAGCCTCTAGCAATGTTGAGACCAACCGCTTCTCTTGCGTCAGCCCTAAATTTATTAGTTCAAG CCCAAGTAAGCTCAATACCAATAGTTGATGATAATGACTCATTACTGGATATATATTGTCGGAG TGACATAACAGCTTTGGCAAAGAACAGAGCATATGCACATATTAATCTTGATGAAATGACAGTTCATCAG GCTTTGCAGTTGGGCCAGGACGCATATAGTCCCTATGAGCTTAGAAGTCAAAGATGTCAGATGTGTTTGCGTTCTGATCCTCTGCATAAAGTGATGGAACGCTTGGCAAATCCAG GTGTCAGGCGGCTTGTCATCGTGGAAGCTGGCAGCAAGCGTGTAGAAGGCATTGTTTCATTGAGGGACATATTCAAGTTCTTCATTGGTGATTAG
- the LOC100306299 gene encoding uncharacterized protein LOC100306299, translated as MVKEIENLTEDERRALRGSKFAPLPRRSNSKPRLAHPCGPLATNKAAALAKFLERKLKDPNGLASINPDLLELAVNNAKETVYASGASNSQRNVRHVDSFGDSDSKDSSEEQNELSEVKESKKKKKKKEKKKNKKRKNSEDPGCAVVKKPKQKFKF; from the exons atggtgaaaGAAATCGAAAATCTGACAGAAGATGAAAGACGCGCACTTCGTGGCAGCAAATTCGCCCCTCTTCCCCGACGTTCCAATTCCAAACCCAG GTTGGCTCATCCCTGTGGACCCTTGGCGACGAATAAAGCAGCGGCTTTGGCCAAGTTTCTGGAGAGAAAGCTGAAGGACCCAAATGGATTGGCATCTATTAACCCCGATCTCCTTGAACTTGCTGTCAATAATGCTAAAGAAACTGTCTATGCAA GTGGTGCTTCTAATTCACAAAGAAATGTTCGGCATGTGGACTCCTTTGGCGACTCTGATTCTAAG GATTCTAGTGAAGAACAGAATGAACTATCTGAGGTAAAGGaaagcaagaagaagaagaaaaagaaggagaaaaagaaaaacaaaaaacgaaAG AATTCAGAGGACCCAGGATGTGCAGTGGTGAAAAAACCTAAACAGAAGTTTAAATTCTGA
- the LOC100306299 gene encoding uncharacterized protein isoform X1 translates to MVKEIENLTEDERRALRGSKFAPLPRRSNSKPRLAHPCGPLATNKAAALAKFLERKLKDPNGLASINPDLLELAVNNAKETVYASGASNSQRNVRHVDSFGDSDSKNELSEVKESKKKKKKKEKKKNKKRKNSEDPGCAVVKKPKQKFKF, encoded by the exons atggtgaaaGAAATCGAAAATCTGACAGAAGATGAAAGACGCGCACTTCGTGGCAGCAAATTCGCCCCTCTTCCCCGACGTTCCAATTCCAAACCCAG GTTGGCTCATCCCTGTGGACCCTTGGCGACGAATAAAGCAGCGGCTTTGGCCAAGTTTCTGGAGAGAAAGCTGAAGGACCCAAATGGATTGGCATCTATTAACCCCGATCTCCTTGAACTTGCTGTCAATAATGCTAAAGAAACTGTCTATGCAA GTGGTGCTTCTAATTCACAAAGAAATGTTCGGCATGTGGACTCCTTTGGCGACTCTGATTCTAAG AATGAACTATCTGAGGTAAAGGaaagcaagaagaagaagaaaaagaaggagaaaaagaaaaacaaaaaacgaaAG AATTCAGAGGACCCAGGATGTGCAGTGGTGAAAAAACCTAAACAGAAGTTTAAATTCTGA